The following are encoded in a window of Gossypium raimondii isolate GPD5lz chromosome 13, ASM2569854v1, whole genome shotgun sequence genomic DNA:
- the LOC105782389 gene encoding GDP-L-galactose phosphorylase 2 → MMQLSIKRVPTVVSNYQKDEAEETARRSGGCGKNCLRSCCIPGAKLPLYAFKKESEKDAFESENKEPPVAFLDSLVLGEWEDRMQRGLFRYDVTACETKVIPGEYGFIAQLNEGRHLKKRPTEFRVDKVLQPFDGNKFNFTKVGQEEVLFQFEASEDGEVQFFPNAPIDVENHPSVVAINVSPIEYGHVLLIPRILECLPQRIDHESFLLALYMAAEAGNPYFRLGYNSLGAFATINHLHFQAYYLAVAFPIEKAPTKKKTSLNDGVIISELLKYPVRGVVFEGGNTLQDLSDAVSDACICLQDNNIAYNVLISDCGKRIFLLPQCYAEKQALGEVSVELLDTQVNPAVWEISGHMVLKRRKDYDEASDENAWRLLAEVSLSDERFDEVNALIFEAIGGGKDAIENVEEPDTKAQSIEKENGITETSHHAMVAGTQQCLVLQ, encoded by the exons ATGATGCAGCTCAGTATTAAGAGGGTTCCTACTGTTGTTTCGAATTACCAAAAGGATGAGGCGGAAGAGACTGCTCGCCGGAGCGGTGGATGTGGGAAGAATTGCCTTAGAAGCTGTTGCATTCCAG GAGCAAAGCTTCCTTTATATGCTTTCAAGAAGGAGAGTGAAAAAGATGCATTTGAAAGTGAAAACAAAGAGCCTCCAGTTGCTTTTCTTGATTCTCTCGTTCTTGGGGAg TGGGAGGATCGCATGCAAAGAGGGCTCTTTCGATATGATGTCACTGCCTGTGAAACCAAG GTGATTCCTGGTGAATATGGCTTTATTGCCCAGCTGAACGAGGGCCGCCACCTTAAGAAGAGGCCAACTGAGTTCCGTGTAGATAAGGTTCTCCAGCCCTTCGATGGGAACAAATTCAACTTCACCAAAGTCGGACAAGAAGAGGTGCTCTTCCAGTTTGAAGCAAGTGAAGATGGTGAAGTTCAGTTCTTCCCGAATGCTCCCATTGATGTTGAGAATCACCCAAGTGTTGTTGCCATAAAC GTTAGTCCTATTGAATACGGACATGTGCTGTTGATCCCTCGAATTCTTGAATGCTTGCCTCAGAGGATCGACCATGAGAGCTTTTTGCTTGCGCTCTATATGGCAGCTGAAGCTGGGAATCCGTACTTTAGATTGGGTTACAACAGCTTGGGTGCATTTGCTACAATCAATCACCTGCACTTCCAG GCTTACTACTTGGCTGTGGCCTTTCCCATTGAGAAAGCTCCTACCAAGAAGAAAACCTCTCTGAATGATGGAGTCATCATCTCAGAGCTTTTAAAGTATCCGGTCAGAGGTGTTGTCTTTGAGGGTGGTAACACTCTTCAAGACTTGTCTGACGCAGTGTCTGATGCGTGCATTTGCCTTCAAGATAACAACATAGCATACAATGTCCTCATCTCTGATTGTGGAAAGCGGATCTTCCTCCTTCCTCAG TGTTATGCTGAGAAACAAGCTCTTGGGGAAGTGAGTGTAGAGCTTTTGGACACCCAAGTGAACCCGGCTGTGTGGGAAATTAGTGGTCATATGGTGTTGAAAAGGAGGAAGGACTACGATGAGGCGTCCGACGAAAATGCTTGGAGGTTACTTGCAGAGGTATCTCTCTCTGACGAGAGGTTTGATGAAGTGAATGCACTTATCTTTGAAGCCATTGGCGGTGGCAAAGATGCAATTGAAAATGTTGAGGAGCCTGATACCAAAGCTCAATCTATTGAAAAAGAGAATGGCATCACCGAAACTTCCCACCATGCTATGGTGGCTGGGACACAACAATGCCTTGTTCTGCAGTAG
- the LOC105784070 gene encoding GDSL esterase/lipase At5g55050: MKSMDSRRVLVGRNIMFFFLICVFGWSLKLSEAQMVPALFVFGDSQVDVGNNNHLFFSIAKANFPHNGVDFPTKKATGRYSNGKNAADFLAEKLGLSSSPAYLSLSSNTHASYMNGVSFASGGSGILNTSSQVLGQSIPLSDQVNNFLSVHKVMLQKMGTDGLEKHFSKSLFAIVIGSNDILNYFESEDEKDTPEHLVNLMVINLKAEIKKLYGFGVRKILVSGVGAIGCVPAQRAKHSTHECNEEVNMWVVKYNEGLKEVLKGLKSELPGLNYAFLDLYGIMQKVIRDPSAHGFKEVRAACCGLGELRAKIPCLPFSSYCPNRADHVFWDLYHPTEAMSRIVADTVFDGPSEYCVPMNVRQLIAS; the protein is encoded by the exons ATGAAATCAATGGATAGCAGAAGAGTTTTGGTGGGGAGGAACATCATGTTCTTCTTCCTCATCTGCGTGTTTGGTTGGAGTTTGAAGCTGTCGGAAGCTCAAATGGTGCCGGCGTTATTTGTTTTCGGGGACTCCCAAGTTGATGTTGGAAACAACAACCACCTTTTCTTTTCCATTGCCAAGGCTAATTTTCCTCACAACGGCGTTGATTTTCCGACCAAGAAAGCGACCGGAAGATATTCTAATGGCAAGAATGCAGCAGATTTTCTGG CTGAAAAATTAGGGTTGTCAAGTTCACCAGCATATCTTTCTTTGTCAAGTAACACGCATGCATCATACATGAACGGTGTTAGCTTCGCCTCCGGTGGTTCCGGAATCTTGAATACTTCCAGTCAAGTTCTC GGGCAATCCATACCTCTTTCGGATCAAGTGAACAACTTCTTATCAGTGCATAAAGTCATGCTGCAGAAGATGGGAACTGATGGTTTagaaaaacatttttccaaGTCTCTTTTCGCCATTGTTATTGGTAGCAATGATATCTTGAATTACTTTGAATCCGAAGATGAAAAGGACACCCCGGAACATCTTGTGAATTTAATGGTTATCAACCTGAAAGCAGAAATCAAG AAATTATACGGATTCGGAGTGCGTAAAATTTTGGTGTCAGGTGTTGGAGCAATAGGGTGCGTACCAGCACAAAGAGCCAAGCACAGCACCCATGAATGCAATGAAGAAGTAAACATGTGGGTAGTTAAGTACAATGAAGGGCTTAAAGAAGTATTAAAGGGGCTGAAATCAGAACTTCCAGGCCTAAACTACGCCTTCCTCGATTTGTATGGTATCATGCAAAAAGTCATCCGAGATCCATCGGCTCACG GGTTTAAAGAGGTACGAGCAGCCTGTTGTGGCCTTGGGGAACTGAGAGCAAAAATCCCTTGTTTGCCATTTTCAAGCTACTGTCCCAACAGGGCAGATCATGTTTTCTGGGATTTATACCATCCAACTGAGGCAATGTCTCGCATTGTTGCGGATACCGTTTTCGATGGCCCTTCCGAGTACTGTGTTCCCATGAATGTTCGGCAATTAATTGCttcttaa
- the LOC105784071 gene encoding uncharacterized protein LOC105784071, whose amino-acid sequence MEEVMTVGDASARFRSISSTSSIIPSNVPLLSAFFAFALAQFLKLFTTWYKEKRWDSRRLVASGGMPSSHSATVTALAAAIGLQEGLGGSAFAIALVLACVVMYDASGVRLHAGRQAELLNQIVCELPPEHPVSSVRPLRDSLGHTPLQVLAGSILGCIVAFLMRTSS is encoded by the exons ATGGAGGAAGTAATGACGGTCGGTGATGCCTCGGCGAGGTTCCGATCAATCTCATCCACATCGTCCATTATCCCTTCCAACGTCCCCCTCCTCTCCGCTTTCTTTGCCTTCGCGCTTGCTCAATTCCTCAAGCTCTTCACTACTtg GTACAAGGAGAAGAGATGGGACTCTAGAAGGTTGGTTGCTTCGGGTGGAATGCCGTCATCACATTCAGCTACCGTGACTGCTCTTGCTGCTGCGATTGGATTGCAAGAAGGGCTTGGAGGATCAGCATTTGCCATTGCGCTTGTTTTGGCATGCGTT GTAATGTACGATGCTAGCGGTGTAAGACTTCATGCTGGTCGCCAGGCTGAA TTACTCAACCAAATTGTATGCGAGCTACCTCCTGAGCATCCTGTCTCCAGTGTCAGACCGTTACGAGATTCACTTGGTCATACGCCACTTCAG GTTCTTGCTGGGTCTATATTGGGTTGTATTGTAGCATTCCTCATGAGAACCTCCAGTTAG